From a region of the Acidobacteriota bacterium genome:
- a CDS encoding glycosyltransferase yields the protein MIINQWVPAAHQGDAVGDSARRVRRLLRERGHTSEIYALTIDDDLAGDIRPFTEAAARQGDATVLHFAVPSPMTEELTTLPGRTAIQYHNLTPAHFFAPWDAGLFRLMTIGRQELASLAGRVDLALGDSDYNRQELEALGFGRTGVMPIAVDTRRITGAPRMPVLERTLDDGFANILFVGRMVPQKKIEDLLKLGEHYKRYVDTEYRFLFVGRTDGVPGYYAALREMASRYRLPPQRFVFTGRVSDDELAAYYRMADAYVSLSEHEGFCVPLVEAMAADVPILAYGAAAVPETLGGAGVTFTPKDLEYAAELLGLLVYDDALRASVLAGQRRRLADFGAERIDRALDRMLDALTA from the coding sequence ATGATCATCAACCAGTGGGTACCGGCCGCGCACCAGGGCGATGCGGTGGGCGACAGTGCCCGGCGCGTCCGCCGTCTGTTGCGCGAACGCGGCCACACGTCGGAGATCTACGCCCTGACGATCGACGACGACCTCGCGGGCGACATCCGGCCGTTCACCGAGGCCGCCGCGCGGCAGGGAGACGCGACCGTCCTCCATTTCGCCGTCCCCTCGCCGATGACCGAGGAGCTGACCACTCTTCCGGGGCGCACCGCGATCCAGTACCACAACCTGACTCCCGCCCACTTCTTCGCGCCATGGGATGCCGGGCTGTTCCGGCTGATGACCATCGGGCGGCAGGAACTCGCCTCGCTGGCGGGCCGAGTCGACCTCGCGCTGGGCGACTCCGACTACAACCGGCAGGAGCTCGAGGCGCTGGGCTTCGGGCGGACCGGCGTGATGCCGATTGCCGTCGACACCCGGCGAATCACTGGCGCGCCCCGCATGCCGGTCCTGGAACGAACCCTTGACGACGGCTTCGCCAACATACTCTTCGTCGGTCGGATGGTGCCGCAGAAGAAGATCGAGGACCTGCTCAAGCTCGGCGAGCACTACAAGCGTTACGTCGACACCGAATACCGCTTCCTGTTCGTCGGTCGGACGGACGGCGTTCCCGGCTACTACGCCGCGCTTCGGGAGATGGCGAGCCGCTACCGGTTGCCGCCGCAGCGTTTCGTCTTCACCGGCAGGGTCTCCGACGACGAGCTGGCCGCCTACTACCGCATGGCCGACGCATACGTCTCCCTCAGCGAGCACGAAGGTTTCTGCGTCCCCCTGGTGGAGGCGATGGCCGCCGACGTCCCGATTCTGGCCTACGGGGCGGCGGCGGTGCCGGAGACCCTCGGCGGCGCAGGGGTCACCTTCACACCGAAGGACCTCGAGTACGCAGCCGAGCTGCTCGGCCTGCTGGTATATGATGACGCCTTGAGGGCCTCGGTCCTCGCGGGGCAGCGCCGTCGCCTGGCGGACTTCGGCGCCGAGCGAATCGATCGCGCCCTCGACCGCATGCTCGATGCGCTGACCGCATGA
- the purD gene encoding phosphoribosylamine--glycine ligase: MNEALNLLVVGGGAREHALVSALRDDPDVGRVVCVPGNAGIAREPGVRTAPVDTSDPERILALAESEGVHLTVVGPEQPLADGAADVFAEAGRLLFGPSRAAARLESSKGFAKAFMERRGIPTARFDVCADETSALDAVRGDRFGFPVVVKADGLAAGKGVTVAPDRATAEAAVRAAMIDRRFGAAGTTLVIEECLTGPEVSCFVICDGRRGLTLPPAQDHKRAYDGDAGPNTGGMGALAPSPLVGPELASRIEQGIITPTIDGLREEGCEYRGVLYAGLMLTDDGPKVIEFNVRFGDPEAQVVLPMVKSGLARVLRAAAAGDLGDADWRLADSPHVGVVMASGGYPGSYRKGLPITGLAEAAARPDVRIFHAGTRMDEAGNIVTNGGRVLTVVGRGSHWKEAVDRAYDAAALIRFEGSHARTDIGRRVVAQEQERKEQHG, from the coding sequence ATGAACGAGGCCCTCAATCTGCTCGTCGTGGGTGGCGGCGCGCGTGAGCACGCGCTGGTGAGCGCGTTGCGGGACGATCCGGACGTGGGGCGAGTGGTCTGCGTCCCCGGGAACGCCGGCATCGCCCGGGAGCCGGGGGTGCGGACGGCGCCGGTCGACACGTCGGACCCGGAGCGGATCCTGGCCCTGGCCGAGTCGGAAGGGGTCCATTTGACGGTGGTCGGGCCCGAACAGCCTCTGGCGGACGGCGCGGCCGACGTGTTCGCCGAGGCGGGCCGGCTCCTGTTCGGGCCGTCCCGGGCGGCGGCGCGCCTCGAATCGTCCAAGGGGTTTGCCAAGGCCTTCATGGAGCGGCGCGGGATACCCACGGCCCGCTTCGACGTGTGCGCCGACGAGACGTCCGCGCTCGATGCGGTGCGCGGCGATCGGTTCGGCTTCCCGGTCGTGGTGAAGGCGGATGGACTCGCGGCGGGCAAGGGTGTAACCGTCGCGCCGGACCGCGCGACGGCGGAGGCCGCGGTGCGGGCGGCGATGATTGATCGGCGCTTCGGCGCGGCCGGTACGACGTTGGTGATAGAGGAATGCCTGACGGGTCCCGAGGTCTCCTGCTTCGTCATCTGCGATGGCCGGCGCGGCCTGACGCTCCCCCCCGCGCAGGATCACAAGCGTGCCTACGACGGCGACGCGGGGCCGAACACCGGTGGCATGGGCGCGCTAGCTCCCAGTCCGCTGGTCGGGCCTGAATTGGCGTCGCGAATCGAGCAGGGAATCATCACGCCGACGATCGACGGCCTGCGCGAAGAAGGGTGCGAGTATCGAGGTGTCCTCTACGCCGGGTTGATGCTGACGGATGACGGACCGAAAGTGATCGAGTTCAACGTCCGGTTCGGCGATCCGGAGGCCCAGGTGGTCCTGCCGATGGTGAAGTCCGGCCTGGCGCGCGTCCTCCGGGCCGCGGCGGCGGGCGACTTGGGTGACGCGGACTGGCGGCTGGCGGACAGTCCGCATGTAGGCGTGGTGATGGCTTCGGGCGGCTATCCGGGTTCGTACCGGAAGGGCTTGCCGATCACGGGGCTGGCTGAAGCGGCGGCCCGGCCCGACGTTCGCATCTTCCATGCGGGGACCCGCATGGACGAGGCGGGCAACATCGTGACGAACGGCGGCCGCGTGCTGACCGTCGTGGGGCGTGGTTCGCACTGGAAGGAAGCGGTGGATCGTGCGTACGATGCGGCCGCGTTGATTCGGTTCGAGGGAAGCCACGCGCGTACCGACATCGGGCGGCGGGTGGTTGCCCAGGAGCAGGAGCGGAAGGAACAGCATGGCTGA
- a CDS encoding MotA/TolQ/ExbB proton channel family protein: MELLTQALYLLSTGLLVPVIVLLLVLFARSLLLVGRTYGAWLSRLRFRSALQPLLDRIDRDNVEALLRDADLPPEPRWGSAIGRLLDHGRSVAQREKVLTDFEAFCETDLAPARTMARLGPMLGLMGTLIPMGPALVGLAAGDIATMAENLQVAFSTTVVGLFVGGIGFAVQQAKQRWHSEALNDLEFVSGLIGETTSTHDEGGPDDRPKTAKENRRFNP, encoded by the coding sequence ATGGAACTGTTAACACAAGCGTTATATCTGCTCTCCACCGGACTACTGGTCCCGGTCATCGTCCTGCTGCTCGTCCTGTTCGCCCGGTCGCTGCTGCTCGTCGGACGCACCTATGGCGCCTGGCTGTCTCGCCTCCGCTTTAGATCCGCGCTGCAGCCGCTGCTCGACCGGATCGACCGCGACAACGTCGAGGCGCTGCTCCGCGACGCCGACCTGCCCCCTGAGCCGCGTTGGGGATCAGCTATCGGGCGGCTGCTAGACCACGGCCGGTCGGTGGCGCAACGTGAGAAGGTGCTCACCGATTTCGAGGCGTTTTGCGAAACAGACCTCGCGCCGGCGCGGACCATGGCGCGGCTCGGCCCGATGCTAGGCCTCATGGGGACCCTCATCCCAATGGGACCGGCGCTGGTAGGGCTGGCCGCCGGGGACATCGCGACGATGGCGGAGAACCTGCAGGTAGCCTTCTCCACCACTGTCGTGGGCCTCTTCGTCGGCGGGATCGGCTTCGCCGTCCAGCAGGCGAAACAACGCTGGCACAGCGAGGCGCTCAACGATCTCGAGTTCGTGAGCGGGCTCATCGGCGAAACGACATCCACGCACGACGAAGGAGGGCCGGATGACAGACCGAAGACGGCGAAGGAGAATCGGCGCTTCAATCCATGA
- a CDS encoding DUF2149 domain-containing protein — MTDRRRRRRIGASIHDDADPLGAIANLFDVAMVFAVALMVAMVSRWQLTEFLTQEDFTMVKNPGTAQMEIITQEAGEITRYRAEDVDDAAGRRGRRVGIAYQLDSGEIIYVPEAP; from the coding sequence ATGACAGACCGAAGACGGCGAAGGAGAATCGGCGCTTCAATCCATGACGACGCCGACCCGCTCGGCGCCATCGCGAACCTGTTCGACGTCGCCATGGTCTTCGCGGTGGCGCTCATGGTCGCCATGGTCAGCCGCTGGCAATTGACGGAGTTCCTCACGCAGGAGGACTTCACGATGGTCAAGAACCCCGGCACCGCGCAGATGGAGATCATCACGCAGGAAGCCGGTGAGATCACCCGCTATCGAGCCGAAGACGTGGACGACGCCGCGGGCCGCCGCGGCCGGCGGGTCGGTATCGCCTACCAGCTGGACAGCGGGGAGATCATCTATGTTCCGGAAGCGCCGTGA
- a CDS encoding glycosyltransferase family 4 protein — protein MSIRGAGAIDQVLATLGYGDAIGNEVLGIQRALVGAGYDSRIYVQTADPRVENLTEDYRDLIEDSHPERILIHHFSLGSRASRVAFALPDRMMLVYHNITPPHYFADVNVALLQQCWDGRRELQAWAPRCDLAVGDSAFNQAELDALGFPSTGVLPVVPDFSHLDVPPDRSLAGQFDDDGTNILFVGRLIPNKKIEDLIRTFAVFRRRYDPRARLLVVGSHSGFAEYHASLATLVRDMRLSGVQLLDHVTNEQLTALYDVADLFLSASEHEGFCVPLMEAFWKRIPVVAFTATAVPATMDGGGVLYDRKDPRHVASIINAILSDPALEDDILRAQDAALTRLRAQDFPATLFRLIARVRAAPPRTSWKVDPDFWRQFERAEALEDLKQYRPGAYEALPRADRS, from the coding sequence ATGAGTATCCGCGGCGCCGGCGCCATCGATCAGGTGCTCGCCACACTCGGTTACGGCGACGCCATCGGCAACGAAGTGCTGGGGATTCAGCGCGCGCTCGTGGGGGCCGGATACGACTCGCGGATCTACGTCCAGACCGCCGACCCGCGCGTCGAGAACCTGACCGAGGACTACCGCGACCTGATCGAGGACAGCCACCCGGAGCGGATCCTGATCCATCACTTCTCGCTGGGCTCGCGCGCCTCGCGAGTTGCCTTCGCGCTGCCGGATCGGATGATGCTCGTTTACCACAACATCACGCCGCCGCACTACTTCGCGGACGTCAATGTCGCCCTGCTGCAGCAATGCTGGGACGGACGGCGCGAACTGCAGGCGTGGGCGCCGCGCTGCGACCTCGCGGTAGGCGACTCGGCCTTCAACCAGGCCGAGCTGGACGCTCTGGGCTTCCCGAGTACCGGCGTCCTTCCGGTCGTGCCCGATTTCAGCCACCTCGACGTTCCGCCCGACCGGTCCCTCGCGGGACAGTTCGACGACGACGGGACGAACATCCTTTTCGTCGGCCGGCTGATCCCCAACAAGAAGATCGAGGACCTGATCCGTACGTTCGCCGTCTTTCGCCGGCGCTACGACCCGCGCGCACGGCTTCTGGTCGTAGGGTCGCACAGCGGTTTCGCGGAGTACCACGCCTCGCTGGCAACACTGGTCCGGGACATGCGCCTCTCGGGCGTCCAACTGCTCGACCATGTCACCAACGAGCAGCTGACGGCGCTCTACGACGTCGCGGATCTCTTTCTTTCCGCGAGCGAACACGAGGGGTTCTGCGTCCCCCTCATGGAAGCGTTCTGGAAGCGCATACCCGTAGTGGCCTTCACGGCCACCGCGGTGCCGGCAACGATGGATGGCGGCGGCGTGCTGTACGACCGGAAGGACCCGCGCCATGTCGCCTCGATCATCAACGCGATCCTGTCCGACCCGGCGCTGGAAGACGACATTCTCCGCGCACAGGACGCCGCCCTGACGCGCCTCCGCGCGCAGGACTTTCCGGCAACCCTGTTCCGCCTGATCGCTCGGGTGCGCGCGGCGCCGCCACGCACCTCTTGGAAGGTGGATCCCGATTTCTGGCGCCAGTTCGAACGTGCGGAGGCGCTCGAGGACCTGAAGCAATATCGCCCGGGAGCGTACGAGGCGCTGCCGCGAGCGGACCGCTCATGA
- a CDS encoding STAS domain-containing protein, giving the protein MQIEERASGNVMILDLQGKLTIGDGDELLRDKINSVLHRDHRNLLLNLGGVPYIDSAGLGEIVRTYTTVKNAGGSLKLLNLGSGVKDLLVTTKLLTVFESFETEKEAVASFS; this is encoded by the coding sequence ATGCAGATCGAAGAACGTGCCAGCGGCAACGTGATGATCCTGGATCTTCAGGGGAAGCTGACGATCGGCGACGGCGACGAGCTCCTGCGGGACAAGATCAACAGTGTGCTGCACAGGGATCACCGGAACCTGCTGCTCAACCTCGGGGGCGTGCCCTACATTGACAGCGCCGGCCTGGGAGAGATCGTTCGGACCTACACCACCGTGAAGAACGCTGGCGGTAGCCTGAAGCTGCTCAACCTCGGCTCCGGCGTCAAGGATCTGCTGGTGACGACGAAGCTCCTGACCGTGTTCGAGTCCTTCGAGACGGAAAAGGAGGCTGTCGCCAGTTTTTCCTGA
- the purE gene encoding 5-(carboxyamino)imidazole ribonucleotide mutase has product MAERQVQILMGSDSDAPVMQRAVDLLRTLDVRVEMTVASAHRSPARVQRIIEEAPGQGVRVFIVGAGAAAHLAGVVAAHSSLPVIGVPIDSSPLSGWDALLATVQMPPGVPVATVSVGAAGATNAGVLAAQILALSDQALAQRLVDYKTSLAAKVERAAAKVEGNSTS; this is encoded by the coding sequence ATGGCTGAACGACAGGTACAGATCTTGATGGGAAGCGACTCTGACGCGCCGGTGATGCAGCGTGCGGTCGATCTGCTGAGAACTCTTGACGTGAGGGTCGAGATGACGGTCGCTTCGGCGCACCGGTCCCCGGCGCGGGTGCAACGGATCATCGAGGAGGCACCGGGGCAGGGCGTGAGGGTCTTCATCGTTGGCGCGGGCGCGGCGGCGCATCTGGCCGGCGTCGTGGCGGCGCATTCGTCACTGCCGGTGATCGGAGTGCCCATCGATTCGTCGCCGCTCTCCGGATGGGATGCGCTGCTGGCCACCGTGCAGATGCCACCCGGCGTGCCGGTGGCGACGGTGTCGGTAGGCGCCGCCGGAGCGACCAACGCGGGCGTGCTCGCCGCCCAGATCCTGGCCTTGTCGGATCAGGCCCTCGCACAGCGGCTGGTGGACTACAAGACGTCGCTGGCGGCGAAGGTGGAGCGTGCGGCGGCGAAGGTCGAAGGTAACAGCACGTCCTAA
- a CDS encoding glycosyltransferase, whose protein sequence is MTLAVVVQRYGAELSGGAELHARYIAERLAGHAEVEVLTTCARDYITWANELPSGECEVNGLRVHRFPVAHERDPRTFASHSEQVFNTWHSIADELRWLDVEGPSSPSLVDHLRQHGNRYDYLIVFSYRYYHAYQTVLAAPSRALLVPTAERDPALGLRIFRAPFRQARALMYNSHEERALIQAVSGNHDVPGIVVGVGSEVPTGADAARFRGRTGITDPFALYVGRIDRNKGCPQLFDYFQRYAAQASRRLHLVLVGEPVEPVPSHPRIHHLGFVSDEEKYDAMAAADLLLMPSFYESLSMVTLEAWAMGLPVLVNGQCDVLRGQALRANGGLYYESFSEFAEALRLLETGDRIRRALGTNGRRYFERHYTWDVVIGKYLTMLDQLARADRDGYQAPSPEGPPGWLARRRRDLPPAQSVVDRLPSGPAETAADGGRRKRRRRRPEG, encoded by the coding sequence GTGACACTCGCGGTCGTCGTGCAGCGTTACGGCGCCGAGTTGAGTGGCGGCGCGGAGCTGCACGCCCGTTACATTGCCGAACGGCTCGCCGGCCACGCCGAGGTGGAAGTCCTCACTACCTGCGCGCGCGACTACATTACCTGGGCAAACGAACTTCCATCAGGTGAATGCGAAGTCAACGGACTGCGCGTCCATCGCTTCCCGGTCGCTCACGAACGGGATCCCAGAACGTTCGCCAGCCATTCCGAGCAGGTTTTCAACACCTGGCATTCCATCGCCGACGAGTTGCGCTGGCTGGACGTGGAAGGACCGTCCAGCCCGTCCCTCGTAGACCATCTGCGACAACACGGAAACCGCTATGACTACCTGATCGTCTTCAGCTACCGCTACTACCACGCCTACCAAACCGTCCTCGCGGCGCCGTCGCGTGCGCTGCTCGTACCGACTGCGGAACGCGATCCGGCACTGGGTCTACGGATCTTCCGCGCGCCCTTCCGGCAGGCGCGCGCCCTGATGTACAACTCCCACGAGGAACGTGCGCTGATCCAGGCCGTCTCGGGCAACCACGACGTGCCCGGCATCGTCGTCGGCGTCGGCTCAGAAGTGCCAACCGGCGCGGACGCCGCACGTTTCCGCGGGCGGACCGGCATTACCGACCCGTTTGCGCTGTACGTCGGCCGGATCGACCGCAACAAGGGCTGCCCCCAGCTCTTCGACTACTTCCAGCGTTACGCCGCGCAGGCGTCCCGCCGACTCCATCTCGTTCTGGTAGGCGAGCCGGTGGAGCCGGTCCCTTCCCACCCGCGGATTCACCACCTCGGGTTCGTCAGCGACGAAGAGAAGTACGACGCGATGGCCGCGGCCGACCTCCTGCTGATGCCCTCCTTCTACGAGAGCCTGTCGATGGTGACGCTCGAGGCGTGGGCAATGGGACTTCCCGTCCTCGTCAACGGCCAGTGCGATGTCCTGCGCGGCCAGGCGTTGCGGGCGAACGGCGGCCTCTACTACGAGTCGTTCAGCGAGTTCGCCGAAGCGCTGCGCCTGCTCGAGACGGGTGACCGGATCCGGCGCGCGCTGGGCACGAACGGCCGCAGGTACTTCGAGCGGCACTACACCTGGGACGTCGTCATCGGCAAGTACCTCACGATGCTGGATCAGCTCGCCAGGGCCGACCGCGACGGCTACCAGGCGCCGTCTCCCGAAGGACCACCGGGGTGGCTCGCGCGACGGCGGCGCGACCTGCCGCCGGCGCAGTCGGTCGTCGACCGGCTGCCGAGCGGACCAGCGGAGACGGCGGCCGACGGCGGCCGACGCAAGCGCCGCCGCCGGAGGCCGGAAGGATGA
- a CDS encoding 30S ribosomal protein S21 → MAEVRVQEGESIESALRRFKRRVQQEDIIKDIKKHSFYLKPGDKRRAKQALARKRSRKKLRRDD, encoded by the coding sequence GTGGCGGAAGTCAGAGTCCAGGAAGGCGAGTCGATCGAGAGTGCGTTGCGCCGGTTCAAGCGCCGTGTCCAACAGGAAGACATCATCAAGGACATCAAGAAGCACTCCTTCTACCTGAAGCCGGGCGACAAGCGCCGGGCCAAGCAGGCGCTCGCACGGAAGCGTTCGCGGAAGAAGTTGCGGCGCGACGACTGA